A region of Polyodon spathula isolate WHYD16114869_AA chromosome 4, ASM1765450v1, whole genome shotgun sequence DNA encodes the following proteins:
- the LOC121314123 gene encoding uncharacterized protein LOC121314123 yields the protein MTSFKAPLLFLLCIIPLVRGVKTVSEICRGVHCYPMEPEESRPCTGIYCPGRSSRPSRPFTPTSQGRTPLITPNNGRSVPPSRTSTDPNPIIHSQRGKNAENPRTSTIQNRGTGCIGNDCVSPTGQANNATRDCKGIECKLPIRIRLKPRPIPHQCVGESCTSASASADVHGQPALVRVTDRAAQFLGEFPDFGYPASELGGAPLGVQLTCDIKPGENEVPSEDALILQLQLAKGQEKFVEALKSQQKVLIDLQQQVAQQQSTLISQQKEILEQQRKTYEQMDLVKDQYSMLFETVKQMSFQSLQADIQSYFQSHLQGLQNQVRSHLHKSYAVHKVDVDAKVIDVGGHFSANECGGCNSDEYCHFQGTPPQCEKCTLCPPGFFLVSECSLNADRICQDRDECIELPTICGERVKCLNTPGGFRCLGIAERDAASGVCGHGYFFNRELQECQACGECPGETVAVTCSAARDTVCAALSENKLSESWSAVVTVPLSKSSSSHIFPGVYLNVNGKGHSDLISNEGGKLRFQQHGLVWADFNFALKHSCRNFLQLSMKLNDSEEGQELSGVRIEQPDGKYFQSVSVSGTAEVEPNYTLSLFLKSPNQYCNQSKDLNVYDVNTPFSVFWLSHDTGAVAMSAQMSMSVQYQTNFRPTFKVISVSDPYMINLSHDGRGVRFTESGVVKFVFQQALYSMGHTCVREGFSLVSYVNRNGTNQELMQVYKPGVNYRDTSISLSGAAKVSAGDMVSFEIQSPSQCNIRYFGDNSGISMFSLIWIPSAVSTALSATVSRTGLPTGAVRNKAIHFHQVSSNENQIQLVTSGKFAQKYFVFRESGVASVAFNLKLIHSCNIVKLTLNQLLGDQMQTLPVTQQIGGHMPEGSQWTSVGLRSSFHVHNGTMIFITVDCVRGRINQIAHERGTNLSILWVSS from the exons ATGACCTCTTTTAAAGCTCCGCTACTGTTTTTGTTGTGCATCATCCCGTTAGTTAGAGGTGTAAAAACGGTATCGGAAATATGCAGGGGGGTTCACTGTTACCCCATGGAACCTGAGGAATCTAGACCGTGCACAGGCATATATTGCCCGGGTCGGTCATCCAGACCATCGCGGCCATTCACGCCAACCTCCCAGGGCAGGACTCCGCTGATCACACCGAACAACGGCCGTTCTGTTCCTCCATCCAGGACTTCCACCGATCCCAACCCCATCATTCACTCACAGCGAGGGAAAAACGCGGAAAACCCAAGAACTAGCACGATTCAAAACAGAGGTACTGGCTGTATAGGGAATGATTGCGTCTCTCCAACCGGGCAAGCTAACAACGCTACCAGAGACTGCAAAGGGATTGAATGTAAATTGCCCATAAGGATACGACTGAAGCCCAGACCTATACCACATCAGTGTGTTGGAGAAAGCTGCACTTCTGCTTCAGCTTCTGCTGATGTTCATGGACAGCCCGCTTTGGTTCGTGTGACCGACCGGGCTGCGCAGTTTCTTGGCGAGTTTCCAGATTTCGGATACCCAGCGTCAGAACTCGGTGGAGCTCCATTAGGGGTACAGCTTACCTGTGATATTAAACCAG GAGAAAATGAAGTTCCCTCTGAAGATGCCCTTATTCTTCAGCTGCAGCTTGCGAAAGGACAGGAGAAGTTTGTGGAAGCTCTGAAAAGCCAGCAGAAAGTTCTAATTGATTTACAGCAGCAAGTTGCTCAACAGCAAAGCACGTTGATTAGCCAACAAAAGGAGATCTTGGAACAGCAAAGAAAAACGTATGAACAGATGGATCTCGTAAAAGATCAGTACAGTATGCTGTTTGAGACGGTTAAGCAAATGTCTTTCCAAAGTCTGCAGGCAGATATACAGAGCTATTTCCAAAGTCATCTTCAGGGCCTCCAGAACCAGGTCAGAAGCCATCTTCATAAATCCTATGCCGTGCACAAAGTGGACGTTGATGCAAAGGTCATTGACGTGGGGGGACACTTTTCTGCCAATGAATGCGGAGGTTGTAATAGTGACGAGTACTGCCATTTCCAGGGCACCCCTCCTCAGTGTGAGAAATGCACCTTGTGTCCACCGGGGTTTTTCCTGGTGTCCGAGTGCTCTTTGAACGCTGACCGGATTTGTCAG GACAGGGATGAGTGCATAGAATTACCAACCATTTGTGGAGAGCGAGTCAAATGCCTGAATACTCCAG GTGGTTTTAGATGTCTGGGCATTGCTGAAAGAGATGCAGCTTCTGGAGTCTGTGGACATGGCTACTTCTTCAACAGGGAGCTTCAGGAGTGCCAGGCGTGTGGCGAGTGTCCAGGCGAAACAGTGGCTGTCACCTGTTCAGCGGCCAGAGACACTGTTTGCGCTGCCCTGTCGGAAAACAAGCTTTCTGAATCCTGGTCTGCAGTGGTCACAGTGCCCCTGTCCAAGTCTTCATCCAGTCACATCTTCCCAGGCGTGTACCTGAACGTCAACGGGAAAGGGCACTCTGATCTAATTTCCAATGAAGGCGGTAAGCTGCGGTTCCAACAGCATGGGCTTGTGTGGGCTGACTTCAACTTTGCATTGAAACACAGCTGCCGGAACTTCCTCCAGCTCTCTATGAAGCTGAATGACAGCGAGGAAGGGCAGGAGCTGAGTGGAGTTCGCATTGAGCAGCCCGATGGCAAGTACTTTCAAAGTGTGAGTGTGAGCGGCACAGCCGAGGTGGAGCCCAATTACACCTTGTCCCTGTTTCTGAAAAGTCCCAATCAGTACTGTAACCAGAGCAAGGACCTTAATGTGTATGACGTCAATACGCCATTCAGTGTTTTTTGGCTATCGCATGACACAGGTGCGGTGGCCATGTCTGCCCAGATGTCAATGTCGGTGCAGTACCAGACCAACTTCCGCCCCACTTTTAAGGTCATTTCCGTTTCTGACCCCTATATGATAAATCTGTCTCATGACGGCAGAGGTGTGAGGTTCACAGAGAGCGGAGTGGTGAAGTTTGTTTTCCAGCAAGCGCTGTATTCTATGGGCCACACCTGTGTCCGGGAAGGTTTTTCTCTGGTTTCTTATGTGAACAGAAATGGGACAAATCAAGAGCTGATGCAGGTCTACAAGCCCGGTGTGAACTACAGAGACACGTCGATCTCTTTGTCTGGAGCAGCCAAGGTCAGCGCCGGGGACATGGTCAGCTTTGAGATCCAGTCTCCTTCGCAGTGCAACATCAGGTACTTCGGAGACAACTCTGGCATCAGCATGTTCAGCCTCATCTGGATCCCATCTGCTGTTTCCACTGCCCTTTCCGCGACTGTCTCCAGAACAGGGTTGCCTACAGGGGCTGTGAGAAACAAAGCCATCCATTTCCACCAGGTTTCTTCAAATGAGAACCAGATCCAGCTTGTGACTTCAGGAAAGTTTGCCCAGAAGTACTTTGTATTCCGTGAGAGCGGGGTGGCCAGCGTAGCTTTTAACCTGAAGCTGATCCACTCTTGTAATATTGTTAAACTCACTCTAAATCAACTGCTGGGCGATCAGATGCAAACTCTGCCTGTTACCCAGCAAATTGGAGGCCATATGCCTGAAGGGAGCCAGTGGACAAGTGTTGGTCTCCGTTCCTCCTTCCATGTTCATAATGGAACAATGATATTCATCACAGTGGACTGCGTGCGCGGCAGAATCAATCAAATTGCTCACGAGCGAGGCACAAATCTTTCCATTCTCTGGGTTTCATCTTGA